Proteins from one Amycolatopsis benzoatilytica AK 16/65 genomic window:
- a CDS encoding endonuclease/exonuclease/phosphatase family protein yields MLGGAVPASAAPSADALIAEVYGGGGNSGATLTNDFVELANRGSTALALDGYSIQYLPASASASSTWQVTKLTGSVAPNGRYLIAEAKGSGGTVALPTPDATGTIAMAATAGTVALVSDSAPLTCKTAADCAADSRVRDLVGFGGAVVREGNSAAAPGNSTSVARAASLADTDDNAADFTVGDPTPTNTKGETTGTQPGEPGLPAKIHGIQGTTRISPYKDKKVEDVTGIVTAVRGFGSARGFWMTDPKPDSDPRTSEGLFVFTGSTTPAVAAGDAITAQGTVKEYYPDAPATSNYQSLTELASAQWTVGSHGNPLPAPTVLTADQVPDVLAPNAGGNIEPLPLEPSKYALDFWESHESEIVQISDARVVGPSNKYGELYVTTKPNQNPTPRGGTVYLGYDKVNTGVLKVQSIIPSAEQAAPKVNTGDVLTGVTSGPVEYSSYGGYTLLATKLGAAKDNKLQRETTRKQRPGELSVATYNVENLAPSDSDTKYAQLAHGIVDNLATPDVVTLEEIQDNDGATNDGVVDADATLKKFTDAIVAAGGPRYQWRQIDPVNDKDGGQPGGNIRVGFLFNPARVSFVDRPGGSPTASVGVLSDHGKAHLTQSPGRVDPGNDAWQDSRKPLAGEFVFRGRTVFVIANHFNSKGGDQPTHGRYQPPTRSSEVQRQKQATVLQGFVSQLLTADPRANVVVAGDLNDYQFSPALAKLTAGGQLKDLISTLPPAERYSYVFEGQSQVLDHILASAAPRGVDYDVVHINAEFADQASDHDPQVVRFRPSSGNALQDWGYDLLDQLDKFLGRTA; encoded by the coding sequence CAGCATCCAGTACCTGCCCGCCTCCGCGAGCGCGTCGAGCACCTGGCAGGTCACGAAGCTGACTGGTTCGGTCGCGCCCAACGGCCGCTACCTGATCGCCGAGGCGAAGGGCAGCGGCGGCACGGTCGCACTGCCGACCCCGGACGCGACCGGGACGATCGCGATGGCGGCGACCGCCGGCACGGTCGCGCTCGTGTCCGACAGTGCGCCGCTGACCTGCAAGACTGCCGCGGACTGCGCGGCTGACAGCCGGGTCAGGGATCTGGTCGGCTTCGGCGGAGCCGTTGTTCGCGAGGGCAATTCGGCGGCCGCACCGGGCAACTCGACCTCGGTCGCCCGCGCCGCCTCGCTCGCCGACACCGACGACAACGCCGCGGACTTCACGGTCGGCGACCCGACGCCCACCAACACCAAGGGCGAGACCACCGGCACCCAGCCCGGCGAACCGGGCCTGCCCGCGAAGATCCACGGCATCCAGGGCACCACGCGGATCTCGCCGTACAAGGACAAAAAAGTCGAGGACGTCACCGGCATCGTCACCGCGGTGCGTGGCTTCGGCTCGGCGCGCGGGTTCTGGATGACCGACCCGAAGCCGGACAGCGACCCGCGTACCAGCGAGGGCCTGTTCGTGTTCACCGGCTCCACCACCCCGGCGGTGGCCGCCGGCGACGCGATCACCGCGCAGGGCACGGTCAAGGAGTACTACCCGGACGCGCCGGCGACTTCCAACTATCAGTCGCTGACCGAGCTGGCCAGTGCACAGTGGACGGTCGGCTCGCACGGGAACCCGCTGCCCGCCCCGACCGTGCTGACCGCGGACCAGGTGCCGGATGTGCTGGCCCCGAACGCGGGCGGCAATATCGAACCGCTGCCGCTGGAGCCGTCGAAGTACGCGCTGGACTTCTGGGAATCGCACGAAAGCGAGATCGTCCAGATCTCCGACGCGCGCGTGGTCGGCCCGAGCAACAAGTACGGCGAGCTGTATGTGACGACGAAGCCGAACCAGAACCCGACGCCGCGCGGCGGCACTGTGTACCTCGGCTACGACAAGGTCAACACCGGGGTGCTGAAGGTACAGTCGATCATCCCATCCGCCGAGCAGGCGGCCCCGAAGGTCAACACCGGCGACGTCCTGACCGGCGTCACTTCGGGTCCGGTGGAGTACAGCAGCTACGGCGGCTACACGCTGCTCGCGACCAAGCTCGGTGCGGCGAAGGACAACAAGCTGCAGCGGGAAACCACTCGCAAGCAGCGGCCCGGCGAGCTGTCGGTGGCGACCTACAACGTCGAGAATCTCGCGCCGTCCGATTCGGACACCAAGTACGCGCAGCTCGCGCACGGCATCGTCGACAACCTCGCGACGCCGGATGTCGTTACGCTGGAAGAGATTCAGGACAACGACGGGGCGACCAACGACGGCGTTGTGGACGCCGACGCGACGCTGAAGAAGTTCACCGACGCGATCGTCGCCGCCGGTGGCCCGCGCTACCAGTGGCGGCAGATCGACCCGGTCAACGACAAGGACGGCGGCCAGCCGGGCGGCAACATCCGGGTCGGTTTCCTGTTCAACCCGGCTCGGGTGTCCTTCGTGGACCGGCCGGGCGGCAGCCCGACAGCGTCGGTCGGCGTGCTGTCCGACCACGGCAAGGCGCACCTGACGCAGTCGCCTGGCCGGGTCGACCCGGGCAACGACGCGTGGCAGGACAGCCGCAAGCCGCTGGCCGGAGAGTTCGTGTTCCGCGGCCGCACCGTGTTCGTGATCGCCAACCACTTCAACTCCAAGGGCGGCGACCAGCCGACGCACGGCCGCTACCAGCCGCCGACGCGCAGCTCCGAGGTACAGCGCCAAAAGCAGGCGACTGTGCTGCAGGGATTCGTGTCGCAGCTGCTCACCGCGGACCCGCGCGCCAACGTCGTGGTCGCCGGCGACCTGAACGACTACCAGTTCTCGCCCGCGCTGGCGAAGCTGACCGCGGGCGGGCAGCTGAAGGACCTCATCTCGACACTGCCGCCGGCTGAGCGGTACAGCTACGTGTTCGAGGGTCAGTCGCAGGTGCTGGACCACATCCTGGCCTCGGCCGCCCCGCGCGGCGTCGATTACGACGTGGTGCACATCAACGCGGAGTTCGCCGACCAGGCGAGCGACCACGACCCGCAGGTGGTGCGGTTCCGCCCGTCGAGCGGGAACGCGCTGCAGGACTGGGGTTACGACCTGCTGGACCAGCTCGACAAGTTCCTGGGCCGCACGGCATAG
- a CDS encoding FtsK/SpoIIIE domain-containing protein, producing MASKAAEQRNRVQTALDRVRQQIGLVLGAAAGARETAEAEVARLALEQEIVRVGMDHADPAQQTEWARHPAAHEVFARLGGTRAAYYTDWSAGPGALRDLVAAYAPGPAGRPPADWLGRVGSSRGITAPQLWRVGSATTAGRDISRTFDVAVPLLDESHLAITSAPKTRPIVDGIVQGLLMRVLSTFEPGAVKIHLWDVGQLTAILPDLYPLSRTSALSLYDPTRLEDLLDELAGHIRRIHATGMQAGHTSLRELRKATQQRLEPYRIAVLYGNGETLEPERARDLKRVASGALAAGISLILVDVPTAVSASIETLSLLDERRAVSSMTGTDLVVDLDPPMPSGQVIRAANHIAEALIARQGGPRSFADLMPTEVGQESSARELRAPIGFHEGEAVEVVIGDASPHALIGGPSGSGKTNFLYALLGSLAARYTPDELALYLLDFKEGVSFAGLAPGRKDSSWLPHAKLVGVNVNTDREFGLALLRFLADELRRRSAAAKEHEVTNLADLREQDPGGHWPRIVAVIDEFQYLFAGRDQVTAQATQLLEDIARRGRSQGIHLVLASQDVAGIEAFWGKPAVFEQCTLRIAMPKARRVLSETNNAAVSAPKWHAVINHDSGVAHGNQLAHVPDSSSNNVFVELQKDLWERYSGRFPRPRLFDGAHSPVLEQFPAFVELKPSPQPRAILGQSIDVTEAACGVELPRVPGRNVAVLGGATAEALSIMDSAARSLARQLAPGEVKFLLHCPIEASSAAVLDLKERLVAEGHDATLVEDLSPALESVVESMTPHILLLYGVDAALPSLEAKAVGQLKSGLDHLRTLLKNGPAHGIHTIGWWRSVARLKDTLGFGGTDDIGTWAALDVQGNDLSPFAAGQVVHWSPRPGRALFFDRTTHGAPEVIIPFQRPETEPTAGGPQ from the coding sequence ATGGCCAGCAAGGCAGCCGAGCAACGCAACCGGGTACAGACCGCACTGGACCGGGTCCGGCAACAGATCGGGCTCGTCCTCGGCGCCGCCGCGGGCGCGCGCGAAACGGCCGAGGCCGAAGTTGCCCGGCTGGCGCTGGAACAGGAGATCGTCCGGGTCGGCATGGACCACGCCGACCCGGCGCAGCAGACCGAGTGGGCCCGGCATCCGGCCGCGCACGAGGTGTTCGCCCGGCTCGGCGGCACCCGCGCCGCCTACTACACCGACTGGAGCGCCGGGCCCGGCGCGCTGCGCGACCTGGTCGCCGCGTACGCGCCAGGCCCGGCCGGCCGGCCGCCCGCGGACTGGCTCGGGCGGGTCGGGTCGAGCCGGGGAATCACCGCGCCGCAGCTGTGGCGCGTCGGTTCGGCGACCACGGCCGGGCGCGACATCAGCCGCACCTTCGACGTAGCGGTGCCGCTGCTGGACGAATCGCACCTGGCTATCACCTCGGCGCCGAAGACCCGCCCGATCGTCGACGGGATCGTGCAGGGTCTGCTGATGCGGGTGCTGTCGACGTTCGAGCCGGGCGCGGTGAAAATCCACCTGTGGGACGTCGGCCAGCTGACCGCGATCCTGCCCGACCTGTACCCGCTCAGCCGCACCAGCGCGCTGTCGCTGTATGACCCGACCCGGTTGGAGGACCTGCTCGACGAGCTGGCCGGGCACATCCGCCGGATCCACGCCACCGGGATGCAGGCCGGCCACACTTCGTTGCGGGAGCTGCGAAAAGCCACCCAGCAGCGGCTCGAGCCGTACCGGATCGCGGTGCTCTACGGCAACGGCGAGACCCTCGAACCGGAACGCGCGCGCGACCTCAAGCGGGTCGCCAGCGGCGCGCTCGCGGCCGGGATCAGCCTGATCCTGGTCGACGTGCCGACCGCGGTCAGCGCGTCCATCGAAACGCTCAGCCTGCTGGACGAGCGCCGCGCGGTCAGCAGCATGACCGGCACCGACCTGGTGGTGGACCTGGATCCGCCGATGCCGTCCGGGCAGGTCATCCGCGCCGCCAACCACATCGCCGAAGCGCTGATCGCCAGGCAGGGCGGTCCGCGCTCGTTCGCCGACCTGATGCCGACCGAGGTCGGGCAGGAAAGCTCCGCGCGCGAACTGCGCGCGCCGATCGGGTTCCATGAGGGCGAAGCCGTCGAAGTGGTGATCGGCGACGCGAGCCCGCACGCGCTGATCGGCGGTCCGAGCGGTTCGGGCAAAACGAACTTCCTGTACGCGCTGCTCGGCAGCCTGGCGGCGCGGTACACGCCGGACGAGCTGGCGTTGTACCTGCTGGACTTCAAGGAAGGCGTCTCGTTCGCCGGTCTCGCGCCCGGGCGCAAGGACTCCAGTTGGCTGCCGCACGCGAAACTGGTCGGCGTCAATGTGAACACCGACCGCGAGTTCGGCTTGGCGCTGCTGCGGTTCCTCGCCGACGAGCTGCGCCGCCGTTCGGCCGCGGCGAAGGAGCACGAGGTCACCAACCTGGCCGACCTGCGCGAACAGGATCCGGGTGGGCACTGGCCGCGGATCGTCGCGGTGATCGACGAGTTCCAGTATCTGTTCGCCGGCCGCGACCAGGTCACCGCGCAGGCGACCCAGCTGCTCGAAGACATCGCGCGGCGAGGTCGTTCGCAGGGCATCCACCTGGTGCTGGCCAGCCAGGACGTGGCCGGCATCGAAGCGTTCTGGGGCAAGCCGGCCGTGTTCGAGCAGTGCACGCTGCGGATCGCGATGCCGAAGGCGCGCCGGGTGCTGTCGGAGACGAACAACGCAGCGGTGTCCGCGCCGAAGTGGCACGCGGTGATCAACCACGATTCCGGCGTGGCGCACGGGAACCAGCTGGCGCACGTGCCGGACTCGAGCAGCAACAACGTGTTCGTGGAGCTGCAGAAGGACCTGTGGGAGCGCTATTCCGGCCGGTTCCCCCGGCCTCGGCTGTTCGACGGCGCGCATTCGCCGGTACTGGAACAGTTCCCGGCGTTCGTGGAGCTCAAGCCGAGCCCGCAGCCGCGGGCGATCCTGGGCCAGTCGATCGACGTCACCGAGGCGGCGTGCGGCGTCGAACTGCCGCGGGTGCCCGGCCGGAACGTCGCCGTGCTCGGCGGCGCGACCGCGGAAGCGCTGTCCATAATGGACTCCGCAGCCCGGTCGCTGGCCCGCCAGCTGGCGCCCGGTGAGGTCAAGTTCTTGCTGCACTGCCCGATCGAAGCGAGTTCGGCGGCGGTGCTGGACCTGAAAGAACGGCTGGTCGCCGAAGGCCACGACGCGACGCTGGTCGAAGACCTCTCCCCGGCGCTGGAGTCGGTCGTCGAATCGATGACGCCGCATATCCTGCTGCTGTACGGGGTCGACGCGGCGTTGCCTTCGCTGGAGGCCAAGGCGGTCGGACAGCTGAAGAGCGGCCTCGACCACCTGCGCACGTTGCTCAAGAACGGTCCGGCGCACGGCATCCACACCATCGGCTGGTGGCGCAGCGTAGCCCGGCTCAAGGACACCCTCGGCTTCGGCGGCACCGACGACATCGGCACCTGGGCCGCGCTGGACGTACAGGGCAACGACCTGTCGCCGTTCGCCGCCGGCCAGGTCGTGCACTGGTCGCCGCGGCCGGGCCGGGCGTTGTTCTTCGACCGCACCACGCACGGCGCGCCGGAAGTCATCATCCCGTTCCAGCGACCGGAAACCGAGCCGACCGCGGGAGGCCCGCAATGA